The following are from one region of the Gossypium hirsutum isolate 1008001.06 chromosome D03, Gossypium_hirsutum_v2.1, whole genome shotgun sequence genome:
- the LOC107949647 gene encoding NAD-dependent malic enzyme 2, mitochondrial isoform X2 has protein sequence MKWAFKTLKRYRERFCMFNDDVQGTAGVALAGLLGTVRAQGRSLDDFPNHKIVAVGAGSAGLGVLSMAVQAVVRMTGNADTAAQNFLLDKDVQFCTSFLAFFILFVQSLLCSFRYVMSFLLCNEDVDFMN, from the exons ATGAAGTGGGCCTTTAAAACTCTGAAACGCTATCGGGAAAGGTTTTGCATGTTTAATGATGACGTACAG GGAACTGCTGGAGTTGCACTTGCTGGATTGTTAGGAACTGTAAGAGCACAAGGTCGATCTTTGGATGATTTTCCAAACCACAAGATTGTTGCGGTGGGAGCTGGAAG TGCAGGGCTTGGTGTTCTTAGCATGGCTGTTCAAGCTGTTGTAAGGATGACAGGAAATGCAGATACAGCTGCACAGAACTTCCTACTTGATAAAGATGTACAATTTTGTACCTCCTTTCTAGCTTTTTTCATCCTATTTGTGCAAAgccttttatgttcttttagatATGTAATGTCCTTTCTCTTGTGTAATGAAGATGTGGATTTTATGAACtaa
- the LOC107949647 gene encoding NAD-dependent malic enzyme 2, mitochondrial isoform X1 has protein sequence MMTALFRTKTTKFEDFQMKWAFKTLKRYRERFCMFNDDVQGTAGVALAGLLGTVRAQGRSLDDFPNHKIVAVGAGSAGLGVLSMAVQAVVRMTGNADTAAQNFLLDKDVQFCTSFLAFFILFVQSLLCSFRYVMSFLLCNEDVDFMN, from the exons ATTTAGGACTAAAACAACCAAG TTTGAGGATTTTCAAATGAAGTGGGCCTTTAAAACTCTGAAACGCTATCGGGAAAGGTTTTGCATGTTTAATGATGACGTACAG GGAACTGCTGGAGTTGCACTTGCTGGATTGTTAGGAACTGTAAGAGCACAAGGTCGATCTTTGGATGATTTTCCAAACCACAAGATTGTTGCGGTGGGAGCTGGAAG TGCAGGGCTTGGTGTTCTTAGCATGGCTGTTCAAGCTGTTGTAAGGATGACAGGAAATGCAGATACAGCTGCACAGAACTTCCTACTTGATAAAGATGTACAATTTTGTACCTCCTTTCTAGCTTTTTTCATCCTATTTGTGCAAAgccttttatgttcttttagatATGTAATGTCCTTTCTCTTGTGTAATGAAGATGTGGATTTTATGAACtaa